A genome region from Christensenella minuta includes the following:
- the ruvC gene encoding crossover junction endodeoxyribonuclease RuvC, producing the protein MIVLGIDPGLATVGYGVISCDEKVRLKLIDYGTILTEAGEQFPVRLKQINHGIAQLIDMYRPDSIAFEELFFNKNVTTAISVAQARGAALVAASERTEQLYEYTPLQIKQAVVGYGRADKNQVQMMVKTILSLKEAPKPDDAADAVAVAICHAHSAHTAGILNTKIK; encoded by the coding sequence ATGATTGTACTCGGTATTGACCCCGGCCTTGCAACAGTGGGCTATGGTGTGATAAGCTGTGACGAAAAGGTAAGGCTGAAATTGATTGATTACGGCACGATCCTGACGGAGGCGGGCGAGCAGTTTCCGGTCCGCTTAAAGCAGATTAACCACGGGATCGCCCAGTTAATCGATATGTACCGGCCGGATTCGATTGCGTTTGAAGAATTGTTCTTCAACAAGAACGTGACGACGGCGATCAGCGTCGCGCAGGCGCGCGGGGCGGCGCTTGTGGCAGCGTCTGAACGGACGGAGCAGCTTTACGAATATACGCCCTTGCAGATCAAGCAGGCGGTGGTGGGATATGGACGGGCGGATAAAAACCAGGTGCAGATGATGGTAAAGACGATCCTGTCCCTAAAGGAAGCACCGAAGCCGGACGACGCGGCGGACGCGGTGGCGGTGGCGATTTGCCATGCGCACAGCGCACACACGGCAGGGATACTTAACACAAAGATCAAGTAA
- a CDS encoding MATE family efflux transporter, whose amino-acid sequence MEQTNILNQGIYKTFFKYVSLNVLSMLGVSLYVLADTFFVANGVGADGLVALNLALPVFSLINGTGLLIGIGSATLFSIATGKGERGAGSRIFTQSFLLGAVLGVILTLCGIFLNQPIAMMLGANGDHIISMTSTYLKLLMVFSCAFILNNLLVAFVRNDGNPRLAMFGMLGSCLFNIVFDYIFVFPMQLGIFGAALATGVSPILSMVILSSHFFRKKNHFRLKKTRLNAKELISSVLTGIPSFITEFSSGIIIFLFNMVIMGIAGDIGVAAYGIVANLALVCIAIFTGVGQGIQPVVSVNYGAGRMGNVLRTYLLGAALAFVLGGLFYLAALFFPDQIASVFNSEGNGQLQALTRDGLSIYFFGFLFAGVNVVTTSFFASIARPKPSFLISALRGFGLIVPCLLLLPRAFGLSGVWMTGPAAELLTFICCVAFMLSFFKKHRVRVPKPLEAN is encoded by the coding sequence ATGGAACAAACGAACATCCTGAACCAAGGCATCTACAAGACGTTTTTCAAATACGTCTCCCTGAATGTGCTGAGCATGCTCGGGGTTTCCCTGTATGTCCTCGCGGATACCTTCTTTGTCGCAAACGGCGTCGGCGCGGACGGGCTGGTAGCCCTCAATCTCGCGCTGCCCGTGTTCAGCCTTATCAACGGCACGGGTCTTCTCATCGGCATTGGCTCGGCAACTCTCTTTTCCATCGCCACCGGAAAAGGAGAGCGTGGCGCGGGCAGCCGCATTTTCACACAGTCTTTCCTGCTTGGCGCGGTCCTTGGCGTAATCCTTACACTGTGCGGTATTTTCCTGAACCAGCCGATTGCAATGATGCTCGGCGCCAACGGGGATCATATCATCTCCATGACGTCAACCTACCTCAAGCTGCTGATGGTATTTTCCTGTGCGTTTATCCTCAACAACCTGCTCGTCGCGTTTGTGCGTAACGACGGCAATCCCCGCCTCGCGATGTTCGGCATGCTTGGCAGCTGCCTCTTTAATATTGTGTTCGACTATATTTTTGTCTTCCCCATGCAGCTCGGCATTTTCGGCGCGGCCCTCGCGACCGGGGTCTCTCCCATCCTCAGCATGGTAATCCTGTCCTCGCATTTCTTCCGCAAAAAGAATCATTTCCGTCTGAAAAAGACCCGCCTGAATGCAAAAGAGCTTATAAGCTCCGTTCTCACAGGCATTCCCTCTTTTATTACGGAATTTTCTTCCGGCATAATCATTTTCCTGTTCAACATGGTAATTATGGGCATCGCCGGGGATATCGGCGTGGCGGCATACGGCATCGTCGCCAACCTTGCGCTGGTATGTATCGCTATCTTCACGGGCGTCGGCCAGGGAATACAGCCCGTCGTCAGTGTGAATTACGGCGCGGGACGCATGGGGAACGTACTGCGCACCTATCTCCTCGGCGCGGCGCTTGCTTTCGTCCTCGGCGGATTATTTTACCTCGCCGCCCTGTTCTTTCCAGACCAGATCGCCTCCGTTTTCAACAGCGAAGGAAACGGGCAGCTGCAGGCGCTCACGCGGGATGGGCTTTCTATTTATTTCTTCGGCTTCCTGTTTGCGGGCGTGAACGTGGTGACGACCTCTTTTTTCGCTTCCATCGCGCGTCCAAAGCCCTCGTTCCTGATTTCCGCCCTGCGCGGCTTTGGGCTGATTGTTCCCTGCCTTCTCCTGCTGCCGCGCGCGTTTGGTCTGAGCGGCGTGTGGATGACGGGGCCGGCCGCAGAGCTGCTGACCTTTATATGCTGCGTGGCGTTTATGCTTTCATTTTTCAAAAAACACCGCGTACGTGTGCCAAAACCGCTGGAAGCCAATTGA
- a CDS encoding FeoA family protein yields MPLTFAPAGKKAFICKIKGKDDVRHFLGSLGFVEGEHVTVVSEMGGNMIVNVKDTRIAISKAMAGRIMIADA; encoded by the coding sequence ATGCCGCTTACATTTGCCCCTGCGGGGAAAAAAGCTTTTATCTGCAAGATCAAGGGAAAAGATGATGTGCGCCATTTTCTCGGAAGCCTTGGTTTTGTGGAGGGCGAACATGTGACCGTTGTGTCCGAGATGGGCGGAAACATGATCGTAAACGTGAAAGATACACGCATCGCGATCAGCAAAGCGATGGCCGGCCGTATCATGATTGCGGATGCGTGA
- a CDS encoding FeoA family protein: MKHETSEAKTLRTAQCGETVTVVKLTGSGAVKRRIMDMGLTKGTQVYVRKVAPLGDPVEVTVRGYELSIRKADADMIEVS; this comes from the coding sequence ATGAAGCATGAAACATCCGAAGCGAAAACCCTGCGCACTGCTCAGTGCGGCGAGACGGTAACGGTAGTTAAACTGACTGGCTCGGGAGCCGTAAAGCGCAGGATCATGGACATGGGCCTCACAAAGGGAACCCAGGTCTATGTGCGCAAGGTTGCGCCGCTCGGCGACCCGGTCGAGGTCACTGTGCGCGGCTATGAACTTTCGATCCGCAAGGCGGACGCCGACATGATCGAAGTCAGCTGA
- a CDS encoding metal-dependent transcriptional regulator, whose amino-acid sequence MRESGENYLETILLLQKKLGCVRSIDIANKLDYSKPSVSRAMGILKKQDYITMDKSGFIELTDKGLQKAREIYERHTLIQEFLIETLGVEPDIAEQDACRIEHIISVRTFDRIREYVEEHHK is encoded by the coding sequence ATGCGTGAATCTGGGGAAAACTATCTGGAGACGATCCTGCTCCTGCAAAAAAAACTCGGCTGCGTCCGTTCGATTGACATTGCAAACAAGCTGGATTACTCTAAGCCAAGCGTCAGCAGGGCAATGGGTATCCTGAAGAAGCAGGACTATATTACGATGGATAAGAGCGGTTTCATCGAGCTGACAGATAAAGGACTGCAGAAGGCCAGAGAGATCTACGAGCGGCATACGCTAATCCAGGAGTTCCTGATCGAAACGCTGGGAGTGGAGCCGGACATCGCGGAGCAGGACGCCTGCCGGATCGAGCACATTATCAGCGTCCGCACCTTTGACCGCATCAGGGAATATGTGGAAGAGCATCATAAATAG
- a CDS encoding ABC transporter ATP-binding protein — protein MSKQSPKKNSTAKRLIGYFKPYRKKVVFLLICAIVGVVFLITGPRVLGTATNVITMRAQYNQTGVLNLDVNNPELAGIGEIRENVDAEGNYAGPPLKEGEMPVLKMVLMILVAIYGLSAFFTYLQQKTTAQVAQRAMFDLRENVDKKIQKLPLNYYDTHTHGDVLSRTTTDIETISTSLQQIMTQLLTAIFTIIGIVVMMFTLNWQMALIALVVLPVALFVCSRIAKKSQAFFKGQQEGLGAVNSYVEEHYAGHDVLKLYGGEDRAEHEFDEMNDTLNEDARRAQFASSIMMPATNLVGNLGYVGICILGGLLTAGGSLTIGAIQAFLQYMQQFTQPIIQTSNIVNMMQSTLAAADRVFGFLDEPEIPEERENAVHIEKTEGHITFEHVKFGYSPDRILITDMNAEIKHGQKVGICGPTGAGKTTLINLLMRFYDLNGGAIRIDGTDTTDMTRQNVRSLFGMVLQDTWLYSASIRDNIRYGRPEATDEEVEEACRMANADYFIRTLPEGYDTVIDESAGNLSSGQKQLLTIARAFCANPQILILDEATSSVDTRTEKLMTDAMKKLTEGRTNFQIAHRLSTIFDADLILVLKDGDLVEQGTHDELMKTGGVYAALYNSQFS, from the coding sequence ATGAGCAAGCAATCGCCGAAAAAGAATTCAACCGCAAAACGGCTGATCGGCTATTTTAAGCCGTACAGGAAAAAAGTGGTCTTCCTTTTGATCTGCGCGATCGTGGGCGTTGTATTCCTGATCACCGGTCCGCGCGTCCTCGGGACGGCAACGAACGTGATTACCATGCGCGCGCAGTATAACCAAACGGGCGTATTGAACCTCGACGTCAATAACCCCGAGCTGGCGGGTATCGGGGAAATCCGCGAGAATGTCGATGCGGAGGGAAACTACGCCGGACCTCCTCTTAAAGAGGGGGAGATGCCGGTGCTGAAGATGGTGCTGATGATCCTCGTCGCCATTTACGGGCTTTCCGCATTCTTTACATACCTGCAGCAGAAAACCACGGCGCAGGTCGCACAGCGGGCGATGTTTGACCTGCGGGAAAATGTGGACAAGAAGATACAAAAGCTTCCGCTGAATTATTACGATACGCACACGCACGGGGATGTGCTATCCCGCACGACGACGGATATCGAAACGATATCGACTTCGCTCCAGCAGATCATGACGCAGCTTTTGACGGCGATTTTTACGATCATCGGCATCGTGGTCATGATGTTTACCCTAAACTGGCAGATGGCGCTGATCGCGCTCGTCGTGCTTCCGGTGGCGCTGTTCGTTTGCTCGCGTATCGCGAAGAAATCACAGGCGTTTTTCAAGGGCCAGCAGGAGGGCCTTGGGGCCGTCAACAGCTATGTGGAGGAGCACTACGCGGGACACGACGTATTGAAGCTGTATGGCGGGGAGGACCGCGCGGAACACGAATTCGATGAAATGAACGATACGCTCAACGAGGACGCGCGACGCGCGCAGTTCGCGTCTTCCATCATGATGCCCGCCACCAACCTGGTGGGAAACCTGGGGTACGTGGGCATCTGTATCCTCGGCGGCCTCCTGACAGCGGGCGGCTCGCTTACCATCGGCGCGATCCAGGCGTTCCTGCAATATATGCAGCAGTTTACACAGCCCATTATCCAGACATCCAATATTGTCAACATGATGCAAAGCACCCTTGCCGCGGCCGACCGCGTGTTCGGGTTCCTGGATGAACCAGAAATACCGGAGGAGCGGGAGAACGCCGTTCATATTGAAAAAACAGAGGGGCATATTACCTTCGAGCATGTGAAATTCGGGTATTCGCCCGACCGCATTTTGATTACCGACATGAACGCGGAAATAAAGCACGGGCAAAAGGTAGGGATTTGCGGGCCGACCGGCGCCGGAAAAACGACGCTCATCAACCTGTTGATGCGTTTTTACGACCTCAATGGCGGGGCGATCAGGATCGACGGGACAGACACTACTGACATGACGCGCCAAAATGTGCGCAGCCTGTTTGGGATGGTGCTGCAGGATACGTGGCTGTATTCGGCCAGCATTCGCGACAATATCCGTTACGGGCGGCCGGAAGCGACGGACGAAGAGGTGGAGGAGGCGTGCCGGATGGCAAACGCCGATTATTTCATCCGCACCCTGCCGGAAGGCTACGATACCGTGATTGACGAGAGCGCGGGGAATCTTTCCTCCGGGCAAAAGCAGCTGCTTACGATCGCGCGCGCGTTCTGCGCAAATCCGCAGATATTGATTCTGGACGAAGCGACAAGCTCCGTCGACACGCGTACGGAAAAGCTGATGACGGACGCGATGAAAAAGCTGACGGAGGGGCGGACCAATTTCCAAATCGCCCACAGGCTGTCCACCATCTTTGACGCGGACCTGATTCTTGTTTTGAAGGACGGCGACCTTGTGGAGCAGGGAACGCACGACGAGCTGATGAAGACGGGCGGCGTGTATGCCGCACTGTACAACAGCCAGTTCTCGTAA
- a CDS encoding argininosuccinate synthase — MNAKKQYNKVVLAYSGGLDTSIIIPWLKETYGVKDVIAVCGNVGQGKELDGLYEKAINTGASDAYIEDLTEEFITDYVYPTMQAGAVYEGKYLLGTSFARPVIAKRLVEIAKEVGADAICHGATGKGNDQVRFELTVKALAPEIDIIAPWRIWDIKSREEEIEYAQARNIPVPVDKEHNYSMDANIWHLSHEGSDLEDPWNEPKDDLYMICKTPEEAPDKPCYFTIEFEQGIPVSIDGQKYGPVELVAKLNELGAENGVGIDDLVENRLVGMKSRGVYENPGGRILYTAHAGLEMLTLDKDTMHYKEGVAAKYAELVYDGKWFCPLREALAAFLAETQKTVTGTVRMKLYKGNCTHVGLKSPYSLYSEEFATFGEDEVYDHKDAEGFINLFGLPLKVRALALKDKEI, encoded by the coding sequence ATGAATGCAAAGAAACAGTATAACAAGGTAGTTCTCGCGTATTCCGGTGGTCTCGATACCTCCATCATCATTCCGTGGCTCAAGGAAACCTACGGCGTAAAAGACGTAATCGCGGTATGCGGCAACGTCGGGCAGGGCAAAGAGCTTGACGGTCTGTACGAAAAGGCCATCAATACCGGCGCGTCGGATGCATATATCGAAGACCTCACGGAAGAATTTATCACCGATTATGTCTACCCGACAATGCAGGCGGGCGCGGTATACGAAGGAAAATACCTGCTCGGCACCTCTTTTGCACGTCCGGTCATCGCAAAGCGTTTGGTCGAGATTGCCAAAGAAGTGGGTGCGGACGCTATCTGCCACGGCGCGACCGGCAAAGGTAACGACCAGGTGCGGTTCGAGCTTACCGTAAAGGCGCTTGCCCCGGAAATCGATATCATCGCCCCCTGGCGTATCTGGGATATCAAATCCCGCGAGGAAGAGATCGAATACGCACAGGCGCGCAACATCCCCGTCCCGGTAGATAAGGAGCACAATTACAGCATGGATGCCAACATCTGGCATCTTTCGCACGAAGGTTCCGACCTCGAAGACCCGTGGAACGAACCCAAGGACGACCTCTATATGATCTGCAAAACGCCGGAAGAAGCGCCGGATAAGCCATGTTATTTCACTATCGAATTTGAACAGGGCATCCCCGTTTCCATCGACGGACAAAAATACGGCCCGGTCGAGCTTGTCGCCAAGCTGAACGAGCTTGGTGCGGAAAACGGCGTAGGCATCGACGACCTGGTGGAAAACCGTCTCGTGGGCATGAAAAGCCGCGGCGTATACGAAAACCCCGGTGGACGCATCCTCTATACGGCGCATGCGGGACTCGAAATGCTGACGCTCGACAAAGATACCATGCATTACAAGGAAGGCGTGGCCGCGAAATACGCGGAGCTCGTATATGACGGCAAATGGTTCTGCCCGCTGCGCGAAGCGCTGGCGGCATTCTTGGCCGAAACGCAGAAAACGGTCACCGGGACGGTGCGTATGAAGCTCTATAAGGGCAACTGCACGCATGTCGGCCTTAAGTCCCCCTACTCCCTGTACAGCGAAGAGTTCGCCACCTTCGGCGAGGACGAGGTATACGACCACAAGGATGCGGAGGGCTTCATTAACCTGTTCGGCCTGCCGCTCAAGGTGCGCGCCCTCGCGCTCAAAGACAAAGAAATCTGA
- a CDS encoding ABC transporter ATP-binding protein: protein MLKLYKGLKSYVKQLILMVLLLFVQAFSMLMLPSMMSLIIDRGVVQGDMNYIVTAGIIMICITLAGSVSAIGVGYFASKVAVGFCTDTRKKLFRHIDRFTMEEFDKVGTSSLTTRSTNDILQVQNFTIMLFRVIILAPIMCIGGITLAFQKNATLAMVLVVCMPVIVVFLVLVLRSAFPVFRSMQAKLDKVNLIIRENITGVRVVRAFTAEQREEKRFEEANEDMTRTSTKSQVKVSTLMPLLMLIINLGTVAVVWFGGQQISQGVIQVGDMMALIQYLMLIMYALVMMSLIFALMPRASVCAERIMEVLEIKPAIKDAVNPKIPEKKTGIVEFRDVTLAYGNSDTPAVSGISFTAMPGQTTAIIGATGSGKSSVICMIPRLRDPVQGTVLVDGVDVREYDLDALRKRIGYVPQKSNLFAGTIRSNIAFSNEDMSDGQVERAARIAQADDFISKKELGYDDPVAEGGTNVSGGQRQRLAIARAMATNANIFVFDDSFSALDFKTDAAVRRAIRESTQDATVIIVAQRVGTIMNADKILVMDQGKIIGEGTHEELLRTCGIYEQIAKTQLAGGGEEE, encoded by the coding sequence ATGCTAAAGCTTTACAAAGGATTGAAATCATATGTAAAGCAGCTGATTCTCATGGTTTTATTGCTTTTCGTACAGGCATTTTCCATGCTGATGCTGCCATCTATGATGTCGCTTATCATCGACCGGGGGGTCGTTCAGGGCGATATGAACTATATCGTTACGGCCGGGATCATTATGATTTGTATCACGCTTGCCGGATCGGTATCCGCCATCGGCGTGGGATATTTTGCTTCCAAAGTGGCGGTAGGCTTTTGCACGGATACGCGCAAAAAGCTGTTCCGCCATATTGACCGCTTTACCATGGAGGAATTTGACAAGGTGGGGACATCGTCCCTGACGACGCGTTCTACGAACGATATCCTGCAGGTACAGAATTTTACCATTATGCTGTTCCGGGTAATCATACTGGCGCCGATCATGTGCATTGGCGGCATTACGCTCGCCTTCCAGAAGAACGCGACGCTTGCGATGGTGCTGGTCGTCTGTATGCCGGTTATCGTGGTATTCCTCGTGCTTGTGCTGCGCAGCGCGTTTCCGGTTTTCCGTTCGATGCAGGCGAAGCTCGACAAGGTGAACCTGATTATACGCGAAAACATTACCGGGGTGCGCGTCGTGCGCGCGTTCACAGCTGAACAGCGGGAAGAGAAACGCTTTGAAGAGGCCAACGAGGATATGACGCGGACATCGACCAAATCGCAGGTGAAGGTGTCCACGCTGATGCCCCTTTTGATGCTGATTATCAATCTTGGTACGGTGGCGGTCGTTTGGTTCGGCGGACAGCAGATTTCCCAGGGCGTGATCCAGGTGGGCGATATGATGGCGCTGATCCAGTATTTGATGCTGATTATGTATGCGCTGGTGATGATGTCGCTGATCTTTGCCCTGATGCCCCGCGCCAGCGTATGCGCGGAGCGCATTATGGAGGTGCTGGAAATTAAGCCTGCCATCAAGGATGCGGTGAATCCAAAAATCCCGGAGAAAAAGACCGGAATTGTGGAATTCCGCGACGTGACGCTTGCCTATGGAAATTCGGATACGCCGGCGGTCTCAGGCATCAGCTTTACCGCGATGCCCGGCCAGACCACCGCCATCATCGGGGCGACGGGCAGCGGGAAGTCGTCTGTGATCTGCATGATCCCGCGGCTGCGCGACCCTGTGCAAGGTACAGTTTTGGTGGACGGCGTAGACGTGCGGGAATACGACCTTGACGCGCTGCGCAAGCGAATCGGTTATGTGCCGCAAAAGTCGAACCTGTTTGCGGGGACGATCCGCTCTAATATCGCTTTTTCCAACGAGGATATGAGCGACGGGCAGGTGGAGCGCGCCGCGCGGATCGCCCAGGCGGACGACTTTATTTCCAAAAAGGAACTGGGGTATGACGATCCCGTCGCAGAAGGGGGAACCAACGTATCCGGCGGCCAGCGCCAGCGCCTTGCAATCGCGCGCGCCATGGCGACGAACGCGAATATCTTCGTGTTTGACGACAGCTTTTCGGCGCTGGATTTCAAAACCGACGCAGCCGTACGGCGGGCGATCCGGGAAAGTACGCAGGATGCGACCGTCATTATCGTGGCCCAGCGGGTGGGTACGATCATGAATGCGGACAAAATACTGGTAATGGACCAGGGAAAAATAATCGGGGAAGGAACGCACGAAGAGCTGCTCCGAACTTGCGGCATCTATGAGCAGATCGCCAAAACACAGCTGGCTGGGGGAGGTGAGGAGGAATGA
- a CDS encoding HdeD family acid-resistance protein: protein MGNESSQNEQRTTRRAGMNDVARKMTGGNKTAGIVIAICMVVLGILIFAAPLIMGLGIAYLVTIGFIAYGIFEIVAYVRTPADYRNGWTIANGIIFTLLGIMILAEALGGQYGKINMISTFSFIIGFFALFGGITQISSYGAFKKAGEPGAGWILASGIINLVLGILIICAPIAGWFTMEWIFAIYLIVGGVALFAEACSGKLAYKK from the coding sequence ATGGGTAACGAAAGCAGTCAGAACGAACAAAGGACCACGCGGCGTGCGGGCATGAACGATGTGGCCCGCAAAATGACGGGCGGCAACAAAACGGCAGGGATCGTTATTGCCATCTGCATGGTGGTGCTCGGCATCCTGATTTTTGCCGCTCCGCTCATCATGGGGCTGGGGATCGCCTACCTGGTGACGATCGGCTTCATCGCCTACGGAATTTTTGAAATCGTCGCCTATGTCCGCACCCCCGCGGATTACCGCAACGGGTGGACGATTGCCAACGGAATCATCTTTACGCTCCTCGGCATCATGATTTTAGCAGAAGCGCTGGGCGGACAGTATGGGAAGATCAATATGATCTCCACGTTCTCATTCATCATCGGCTTCTTCGCCCTGTTCGGCGGTATCACGCAAATTTCGTCGTACGGCGCGTTCAAAAAAGCGGGCGAGCCGGGAGCGGGATGGATCCTCGCGAGCGGCATCATCAATCTGGTGCTTGGCATCCTGATTATCTGCGCGCCGATCGCGGGTTGGTTTACTATGGAATGGATTTTCGCGATTTACCTGATCGTGGGCGGCGTAGCACTGTTTGCGGAGGCCTGCTCGGGAAAGCTTGCTTATAAAAAATAA
- the feoB gene encoding ferrous iron transport protein B, protein MKLALAGNPNCGKTTMFNNLTGASQYVGNWPGVTVEKKEGKLKEHKDIIVTDLPGIYSLSPYTLEEVVARNYLLEEHPDVIIDIVDATNIERNLYLTTQLLETGVPVVIALNMMDVVKKRGDKIDIRKLSEKLGCPIVETSALKGTGLTKLIETALGVAKTVAVQPIVHKFAADVEASLTDIEGVLSGVVDQKNLRWYAVKLFERDEKAEAHFKFKADTKNKINEIVKLCENQYDDDSESIITNERYLFIHSLMRECVKKREEQMTISDKIDRVVTNRAAAIPIFIGVMFLVYFISVSWLGTIVTDWANDVLFGEWISGWAEGGLAAIGAADWAQSLVVDGIIGGVGAIIGFVPQMLILFVLLALLEDCGYMARVAFIMDRIFRKFGLSGKSFIPMLVASGCGVPGIMASRTIENESDRRMTIMTTTFVPCGAKLPIIALIAGAMFPENSWWLAPCAYFLGIGMVIVSGIILKKTKPFAGEPAPFVMELPQYRVPGAKGVLIHMWERGKSFIIKAGTIIFASTVVIWLLSNFNTSFEMVDTGESMLAGIGNAIAPVFAPLGFGDWQSSVATITGLVAKENVVATMGVLHGIADATEESVALLASVAGTFTVVSAFSFMAFNLLCAPCFAAIGAIKREMGNAKWTWAAIGYQTLLAYVVAFIIFQLGSVFVLGQPFGVGAVIAVALIALIVWLMARKGYDPSKKKETLSAVEANS, encoded by the coding sequence ATGAAACTTGCACTGGCAGGCAACCCAAACTGCGGTAAAACCACCATGTTCAATAACCTTACGGGTGCATCGCAGTACGTCGGCAACTGGCCGGGCGTAACGGTTGAAAAAAAAGAAGGCAAATTAAAAGAGCATAAAGATATCATTGTGACGGACTTACCGGGTATCTATTCCCTGTCCCCTTACACGCTGGAAGAGGTTGTTGCACGGAATTATTTATTAGAAGAACATCCCGACGTTATTATCGACATCGTAGACGCAACAAACATCGAACGCAACCTGTACCTCACGACCCAGCTTCTGGAAACGGGTGTGCCCGTCGTCATCGCGCTCAATATGATGGACGTAGTTAAAAAGCGCGGCGATAAGATAGATATCAGGAAGCTGAGCGAAAAACTCGGCTGCCCGATCGTTGAGACTTCGGCGCTGAAAGGCACCGGCCTCACGAAGCTGATCGAGACGGCGCTCGGCGTAGCGAAGACGGTGGCGGTGCAGCCCATCGTTCACAAATTTGCGGCGGATGTGGAGGCTTCCCTTACGGACATCGAGGGGGTCCTTTCCGGCGTTGTTGACCAAAAAAACCTCCGCTGGTACGCGGTCAAGCTGTTCGAGCGGGACGAAAAAGCGGAGGCGCATTTCAAGTTCAAGGCGGATACCAAAAACAAAATCAACGAGATTGTCAAATTGTGTGAAAACCAGTATGACGACGACAGCGAAAGCATCATCACCAACGAACGCTATCTCTTCATCCACAGCCTGATGCGCGAATGCGTAAAGAAGCGCGAAGAGCAAATGACGATCTCCGATAAGATCGACCGCGTAGTCACCAACCGTGCCGCTGCGATCCCGATCTTTATCGGCGTGATGTTCCTTGTCTACTTCATTTCGGTCAGCTGGCTCGGGACTATCGTTACCGACTGGGCGAACGACGTCCTCTTTGGCGAATGGATTTCCGGCTGGGCAGAGGGCGGCCTTGCGGCAATCGGCGCGGCCGATTGGGCGCAAAGCCTTGTCGTGGACGGCATCATCGGCGGTGTGGGCGCAATTATCGGCTTCGTACCCCAGATGCTTATCCTCTTCGTACTGCTCGCGCTGTTGGAAGACTGCGGCTATATGGCGCGTGTCGCTTTCATCATGGACCGTATCTTCCGCAAATTCGGGCTGTCCGGTAAATCCTTCATTCCGATGCTGGTTGCTTCCGGCTGCGGCGTTCCCGGAATCATGGCAAGCCGTACGATTGAAAACGAATCTGACCGGCGCATGACGATCATGACGACGACGTTCGTCCCCTGCGGAGCCAAGCTTCCGATCATTGCCCTCATCGCGGGCGCGATGTTCCCGGAAAATTCCTGGTGGCTGGCGCCGTGTGCGTACTTCCTCGGAATCGGCATGGTCATCGTCTCCGGTATCATCCTGAAAAAAACCAAACCGTTCGCGGGCGAACCGGCTCCCTTCGTGATGGAGCTTCCCCAGTATCGTGTACCGGGCGCCAAAGGCGTATTGATCCACATGTGGGAACGCGGTAAATCGTTCATCATCAAAGCCGGTACCATCATCTTCGCCTCGACAGTCGTTATCTGGCTGCTGAGCAACTTTAACACTTCGTTTGAAATGGTGGATACGGGCGAAAGTATGCTGGCGGGAATCGGCAATGCCATCGCCCCAGTCTTTGCACCGCTTGGATTTGGCGACTGGCAGTCCTCCGTCGCGACGATCACCGGCCTTGTGGCCAAGGAAAACGTCGTGGCAACGATGGGCGTCCTGCACGGTATCGCCGACGCGACCGAAGAAAGCGTGGCTCTGCTCGCCAGCGTGGCCGGTACGTTCACCGTGGTCAGCGCCTTCTCCTTCATGGCATTCAACCTTCTGTGCGCTCCCTGCTTCGCAGCGATCGGTGCGATCAAGCGCGAAATGGGCAATGCGAAATGGACATGGGCGGCGATTGGCTACCAGACGCTTCTCGCGTATGTGGTCGCGTTCATCATCTTCCAGCTCGGCAGCGTATTCGTTCTCGGGCAGCCCTTCGGTGTCGGCGCAGTGATTGCCGTAGCACTGATCGCCCTTATTGTATGGCTGATGGCACGCAAAGGCTACGACCCGTCGAAGAAGAAGGAAACGCTTTCCGCTGTGGAAGCAAATTCATAA
- a CDS encoding FeoB-associated Cys-rich membrane protein: MNPGTILVVVIVAACFGLSIWGLIRQQKKGGCCGSCKGCSHSSSCHTGSTHKV, encoded by the coding sequence GTGAATCCCGGAACCATTCTCGTAGTTGTAATCGTTGCCGCTTGCTTTGGGCTTTCGATCTGGGGACTGATTCGGCAGCAGAAAAAAGGAGGATGCTGCGGATCGTGCAAGGGTTGTTCGCACTCATCCTCCTGCCACACAGGTTCCACCCATAAAGTTTGA